The window tcctcccatgttctaattgatccatTTGGCAAGCTTTAAAGCCACTGTGTCGcatcatctttaagtgaaaaggggaatgcccttaaataTACTGTATCTTGTGACACCCCAATATATTGAAAAGTGTTCATAATCACCTCAAAGTCCATCAGATGCGTGTTTGGATCTTCATTCATCTTCCTTCTGAAAACGCAACTATTTTGAATGGTTTGAAGCAAaccttgcttcaactcaaaattattgGCTGCAATTGGAGGTGATCTAACGCTTGACAATCCTTGAAGCTAGTTTCCGTTctgtttgatatttttcttcgCAAATTGTATTGAAATGTgtccccatggccaaagtatgcattgtatgttcagagtccctcagTCGCAAGTTGGCACGCTATGTTaagtaaggcactgggtgccggtctcgcccccaggttcggggcgtgacactctACCTCGTCGTCACCGTTATTATCCATGTGTTCTTGGGTTGAAGGTTGCCCCAAGAACTTTACGGTGAACTCTTTCTCCTTCCTCAGTTGTCGCAGGTGTTTTTCCAATTCCGGGTTGTAGGGTATTACTTATTTACAAGAAGATCGTGTCATACACTACGGACTTATCCTATTGCCTGCACACAGAGGAGAATCctgtgaagaacaaaataaaaataaattcgtgaattagcactacaaaatatttcaaacactattgattgacAATCCCCGAAaacaacgccaaaatttgacgagcgcaaaacacacacttaaattgtgctcgctagtcaaagatagtatagtataatatcgtgtccacatggattggatttaaatagtattttcgtagtttctagcttaATTGCTATCTAAGACTCTAAAATCTACAACTATTAACTAATAACTATCGAAACAAAGAATAAGCAATTAAGGTTATCAGTGGAagagaatagagttttgatagaataagtgcaagataattattcggaatttaactctagataattcacttccaatgttcgagtgagtctctcaaattgactctattattagttcaaacgttcagcaaaaaactcctctctcgattaagtctaaacctcacgagatgaaccaatttaagcactgtgaagatatgcaTGAATACGTAGCGGATCGGTCCTTAGGAAAACCTCAATTCTTCGTTTCTCTCGTTAAGTGCACTATTGCCCGTTGATCCCCAAACatgatcccaacttaatccttgggcttttactcagacttcaaagctccagaatagcttgaattcattccataacatctacatcacttggaatcactcctacaaggcataaaacgcATAATTtgtgcaaaacactagcaattaaatctcaaacttaattaaagtgcagtaaattagagtgcaataagcgactaaaacatacaattatagcctaccatcaaacATCTGAAACATTTGTTGAAGCATTACCTCCCTGCTCCCATTTTCATTTGCAACAAATGTATTATTAGATTGCACTGTTCCCTGAAACTTTCTCTAAATCTGTTGGGAATCCATAAAACCTATAGAAGCTTTCAATCCCATGACTTGGCTTCTTACAGTAAGCACAAATAGCAAAGTTTTTCTTCATAGTTGTACCCTGCTTCTGTCCCTTATAGTCATTATATTTCTTGCCTCCTGACTGATTTCCCCCCTCCTGATTGATTTCCCACTATAAAGGATGCTGACTCACTTGGATAAGTTGGGGAAGCATGGATTTCCCTCTGCTTTTCGTCCTGAATGACTAGGAATAAGCATGTCCAATAGTAGGCAAAGGAGAAGACAATAATATATTGCTTCTAACACCTATGAAAGTCTCATTCAAACCCATTAAAAATTGTAATAACCTTTTATCATGATGTGCCTTTAAATTCTTTGCCTTAGCTCCACAATCACACGCACAAACACAACCAGAAAAAGTGTTTAGTGCATCTAGTTCATCCCACAAGCTTTTCATCTTAGTAAAGTAACCTGAAATACTAGAATTACCTTGCACAACAGCACTGAGTTCCTTCTGCAATTGAAAGAGTTTAGCTCCATTTGTCTGACCAAATCTATCTTCAAGGTCACTCCACAGGTCTTTGGCACTTTGAGAGTACAAGACACTCTCTGCTCTCTCCTTCAAGACTGAGTTGAGGAGCCATGATAACACCATGTCATTACAGCGGGCACATACCCTCTACAGAGTTGAATCAGCAGCAGGAACAACAAAGGTTCCATCAATGAACCCCAATTTGCTCTTAGCAGACAAAGCTATGACAACAACTCTTCTCCAACTACCATAACCTCTCCCATTAAACACTGAAGAGACAAGATTCATCCCAGGATAATCTGAGGGATGTAATGAATCAATCACAACACTGCTATCCATACCAACAGTAGCAGAACAGCTGGAGTTGCAGTAGGTATACCATAAATGACGAAGTCAATGGTTTAAGAATGAGTTCCCATTGagcagaagaaaaaaagaaggaatttCAGAGATCTGAAAAAGAAGATGATTTCTGTAGACTCAATCCTACTATGATACCATgctaaaatgaaaagaagattgtgAAAATTTTCTTCCGTGTATATGAATGAATAATCCTTTGTAcagtgtatgtatgtatatatacaaaCGAAAATGGAATCTAAGATATAACTGCCTATGCCACTTGGCACTACTCTATTTGTTAGTGTGTAACAACTTATTGGATAATTACATAATGAAATAGTGCTATTTACAGCTGTATAAAAATGTTATATCTTGAACCTTCTAGAAGTATATGTCTTTAATTATCTTTAGCTGAGTTTTGAGAAAACTACCCTCTATAACCCTTCAAAATTTTATTAGCCCATGTTTTCTCCCATGGACCCGAAATAGGCTTTAGGCCCAATTTATTGACAAGTAATAACTACTATTCCCAATACACTTCTACTCTCTTTCAACCGCCTGCTTCTCCCATCTCTCTCTTCTCATCTTCTTCAATCTTCAATCTTCTATCTTTCCCTTTCTTCTTATCTTTCCCTTTTTCACTccctcatttttttcttttttcttttcttctcctatAGCGATACCAACAcacgttttttttaattttctcttttttctttgcgATCTCCTCCTCTTTTACTTAGATACAGAAATATCTATCTTCTTTGAGTAATTTTTGGCAAAAGATCTGGCGGTGGTTGCCGCTTTCTTTGCTTTCTTTCCACTTTCAAATATAGTATTGCATGATATTTTTTCGGATGACTTTTGTAAGAAGAtgaaaaatggagaaaataaaATAGTCGCTACCAGAGAAAAGCTTTTTCTGGCCAAGTTTAGTGTCCTCCATTATCGTCGGCGCTCCTTTATTTATACACTATGTAATCAgtgtataataattatataatatagTGTATAATCGGTGTGTATATATTATACACTAATGATACATTTATTATATACGTATTATACAAAATTGGACGTGAAAGATTACAATGACTATGGTGAGTGTTAAAAAAATATTGTATATAATGTGTATATATTATGTATGCACATTTATATGAAAAGTGCATCTACATTGATATAATGTATATACACTTTTTATACAAATTCAATGTTcatataattttgtatatattttgtatataaagtgtataatagtatatatattgttaGACAATGTATAAAAAGTGTATATACACTTTATACTAGTGTATAATGTGTATAATACGTGTAAAACCTATACATaaccttcttcctcttcttatatCATGGCTATTTTTGCTTATGCAATATTatatttttctagattggatcactaaaaatttaatttttttttgtaaaagataaAAAAGGAGATTTTGGTGATTATGGAGAAGACGGTTGGGTTTAATGGAATCTTTGGGCTGAAATGGTGGATTTTGACGGTGATTTCACTAGGTTTGAAGGATTTTTAGGGTGATTTGGCgggattttaaatattttgactACTAATATTAAGTGTAAAACAAGGTTGCATTGAGGAGCCAGAGTCTCCGCTGGTTTTCTGGATTTCACTTGCCAGCCCTTATAATTGGTTTTGGGCTATGAATTGTATGCCTTATTTTATGGCTACCAGTTGCCATTAGTTTTCACCGAGTGGCTATAAATGATTTTTGCTCGATTTTGACGGGGATTTCACTAGGTTTGATGGATTTTTTGGGGGTGATTTGGCgggattttaaatattttgactACAAATATTAAGTGTAAAAGAAGGTTGCATTGAGATGCCAGAGTCTTCGATAGTTTTCTGGGTTTCACTTGCTAGCTCTTATAGTTGGTTTTGGGCTGTGAGTTGTATGCCTTATTTTATGGCTACCATTTGTCATTAGTTTTTACCGAGTGGCTATAAATAATTTTTGCTCTATTATTGACCTTCAAATGTTATAAGCCCAAAACATAACAGGCGCATAAGTTATTTTCTGTCTGAGTCCAAGTCCAATACTAGCTGAAGCAATTTTTCTATTTTGACTAAAAGACACATGTGGTCTTTCCTTCGTAACCAAAGTGTAGTATGTACAAGTGTTAATATCTTTTAAGACATAACCACAAAACCTAGCCGTCTCTGTTCATGGCACCATCAGAAATGGACTTTATCGGAGCTGCCCAACCAGATTTACTACCAACAATTTATTATTAAGGGTGTTGTTGAAAGCAATTAAtaaatttagtcttgaatttctaAAGTAATAATTATTTTGGGATAGTTTTTTTGAGCTAAAGCGACAATTAAAATGGGACAGATGGAGTATTAATTGAGCAGTATTAATCACCACCTTATTATCGTGAGTTTGGATAGAAATGATATCAGAGAACCGCTTTTATCTaaactgcttcttcttcttcttcttcataatcTCGAGTCTGAAGTTCATAAATATTGAAGCTTAACTTTATATCCGAGGGTCTGAAGTTTGAGCTGTCAAAATCATACATTCATGTCTTAAAGCAGAGCCTAATTCTACCTAAGgtttaaatttaaataaatatcagTCCTAAACGTTAACTACGtaaattttgactatttttcaaaTAGAGATGCTAAAAACAACTACGTGTGCACTCTCCCCAAGTATGGTATGCTTGACTCCAAATGGATCAACCCACCaaaacaacttaaaatcaaaatctctatttatttgtttttctttttaatcttTAGTTAGAAATGTAATTTCTATTCAATttattatataataatataaaatcaTATCCTACACTCGGAAGAATTCGTTTgccccttttcttcattttttctaaaTGCTTTGTTACTTTGATGTGGATTAGTAATGCAGTAAGGGTGTGAGACAATATTTTGCTTAGATTGATTTTAGTTACGACAATTTAAATCTTTAAATGGATAAAGCACTACTCAAGTAATCTAAAGAGTCTACGTTTGAGCGTTATACATTTATGTATCAAcattaattcatactcatatacTTCCAATTTATGAGTAATATTCCCAAACTGGTCGAATGTAGTGCAGCCTAAACAACTTATATTATATTAAGACTTGGATATTGAACGGGTTGTGATAAAACTAAGCCCAAATTTAGTGGGCCTATTAGCCGTTTCATAGCTGAACAATGATTTCATCAGATATATATTGCGTAAGTTACATATTTGGCCAATCAACCAAATATAATTACATATGATAAGtaaatacataatatatatatatatatatatatatatatatatatatatatatatatatatatatatattatatgtatagtttatattaatttttaaaaaatatttattttttcgattattatttttgggagcgACTATACTGCgtaattttttcatgtttctaCTATTTAGAAATGAGAGTTTGAGGGGACGAACACATGCTCCAAGCGCCTGTACAAAATGCAATGGAAGTTGTATTCCAAAATTATAAATTCTATGTATTCCAATGTTATTGTGGGACACGTGTACTGCTTCGGGACATGTATATAAATGCTTTTTATTTGTGTGGGGCACAACGTTTCCATTCCATTTGACTTCTAGAATACACTTTTGTTCTTAagatttatttactgattttttaaTTCCATTGTTCTTtctatttaccctcaaaatcggataacaattgaatttataagtggctttaaggatacgtgatctaacttaaaacaaaatgagaaatcagattaatattgaaattaatgatgaaaaaataaatgcaaaccactcAAGTTGAACAATCTTGGCTTTGAAGGTTGGTCACCCTCAGTCAAAAATGCTTTAATCGATGCCGGAACAGAATGATAAGATAATAAGAATTAGAAATAACAGTATATTGCtttgggatgcgtgttacaatgtgtacAATGAATTATCatacccctttatatagtagatgagtcTTACTCTAGGTACatttttattaaaggtaaaaatctcttgatttgctaaTTGCTGGCTCCTTGCCGATATGCGCCGAGATTCCCGACGTAATATCAGTCCGATCGCGGATATTTCAGTCTTCCATTTGTTATTTTCGAGCTCGCACGAGGCTAAGGTTGAGATCGGACTCAAGGTTCCTCGAGGGCAGGTCTTCCGACCTCAAGTTCTAGCTTGGTGAGACTCGAGGTGAATCTCTAGTCCGTGGTCACCAGCTTACAAGCCAAATCTATCAAGTTGTATCCGAGctctgattttgaccgtatacgcTTTCTACTCTTCTTTTTTCCTCTCTCACCTGCATTCTGTTGTTGTATTCTCTCTGCAGCGTTGTATTTGGAATGGATAATCCTAGCACCAAAATATTTCTCAGGTATATCACCGTTTGTGAATACCCAAACGTGCACTCAACAGTCGCCTGTTCTATGCTTGATTACATCTCTATTCCAGTCTTTCTTCATTATTACTTTGTCTCTCTCATTTTCAgctttttatttgattttcagaTTTCTCAATTTGCTCTTTGTTTTTAGCCTCTTCTGTTCCTGTGATAGCGATGCGTTTaattttcttgtttctttctttcttttttattctttattgcACTCATTCCTTGGTCGTGGAATTTTGATAACTATCTGTTAGCTTTCctcttattttgaatttttttgtcgATTTTGTGAATGCATGTCactatttttaccttttttcacATGTATGTTTGGGAATAGATACTTGGGTGCATGATATGTGTTTCTGATTTTTGTTGGGTACAATAGCTTTTCAAAGGAATTTCCCTGGGAAGTTTGTTAGTCCAATGACGCTCTTGCTGTTGATCGGATTAAGGCCTTGTGTAAAGAATGCTAACATGGGATTAAAGAAAAATTCCTTTTTTAGTTTAGTCATTTCTATCTGATCCAAATGTGATAACTCCCTTCTCGTTGTCCACATAATAGATGCTACTAGGTGAATAGAAAAAATGAGGTTGCTAATGAGTTGATGTTAATTGAGAGTTTTGTTGCAGAGATTTTTATTTTCCCTATGAGGTCTTTCAACTTTCAGGATTTATTGCGCAAGACGTGGTGAAAGTTGCTGAATTTTTTTATGTTACCGTGAAATTAGCAATGAAATTAAAGGCTGAAACTTGAGGTAATACTTCCACTATTACTCTTTTTGTTGTCTGTaccacaatttttaaaaatatagccACTAACTCAGCAACTTGAGTGGATGTGACAAACAAAAAATGTTAAAGTTGCTAAGGCAGAATAAC is drawn from Nicotiana tabacum cultivar K326 chromosome 9, ASM71507v2, whole genome shotgun sequence and contains these coding sequences:
- the LOC142164106 gene encoding uncharacterized protein LOC142164106; protein product: MVLSWLLNSVLKERAESVLYSQSAKDLWSDLEDRFGQTNGAKLFQLQKELSAVVQGNSSISGYFTKMKSLWDELDALNTFSGCVCACDCGAKAKNLKAHHDKRLLQFLMGLNETFIGVRSNILLSSPLPTIGHAYS